One Beggiatoa leptomitoformis DNA segment encodes these proteins:
- the pgeF gene encoding peptidoglycan editing factor PgeF: MLDFIIPQWTAPARVKAYCTTRQGGYSSMPYHGFNLGDHVGDAPVQVLKNRALLCNSLQLPREPLWLKQVHGTVVATLEHPPVDGIADAATTKTVGYVCAILTADCLPVLFCDKAGTQVAAAHAGWRGLLNGVLENTVQQLALPSEQVLVWLGACISQQAFEVGDEVYQAFVTQHPESAIAFRASRAQHWWADLYELARQRLRRMGITVIYGGDYCTFTEKERFFSYRREPVTGRMASLIWME; the protein is encoded by the coding sequence ATGTTAGATTTTATTATTCCGCAGTGGACAGCACCCGCACGTGTTAAAGCCTATTGTACCACTCGTCAAGGGGGTTACAGTTCTATGCCATATCATGGTTTTAATTTAGGTGACCATGTTGGTGATGCCCCCGTGCAGGTATTAAAAAATCGGGCGTTGTTATGTAATAGCCTGCAATTACCGCGTGAACCATTGTGGCTGAAGCAAGTACACGGTACGGTTGTCGCAACGCTTGAACATCCGCCCGTTGATGGCATTGCTGATGCGGCAACGACGAAAACAGTGGGATATGTTTGCGCAATTTTGACAGCAGATTGTCTACCTGTGTTGTTTTGTGATAAGGCAGGTACACAGGTTGCAGCGGCTCATGCAGGTTGGCGTGGTTTACTAAATGGTGTGTTAGAAAATACCGTGCAACAGTTAGCATTACCATCCGAACAAGTCTTGGTTTGGCTTGGGGCGTGTATTAGTCAGCAAGCATTTGAAGTGGGTGATGAGGTTTATCAAGCCTTTGTCACACAACATCCTGAGTCTGCAATTGCTTTTCGGGCGAGTCGCGCACAACATTGGTGGGCAGATTTGTATGAATTGGCTAGACAACGTTTACGAAGAATGGGAATTACGGTCATTTATGGGGGAGATTACTGCACATTTACTGAAAAAGAGCGGTTTTTCTCTTATCGACGTGAACCAGTAACAGGCAGAATGGCAAGTTTAATTTGGATGGAATAG